A region of the Microcystis aeruginosa FD4 genome:
CAACCGGAAGCGGCGCCTAATCCTGCCGCTAACCAGATAGTCGCCGCCGAAGTCAAACCTTTCACTTGTACCTTATTTAGTTCCCGATGGGATTGTTGTAGGATGATTCCCGCCCCTAAAAAACCGACACCAGAAGCGACCCCTTGAATAGTACGACTGAGAGCATTAGAAGACGCATAACCCACATCTCCCTCCGCTTGTAGGGGAATCATCACGAACATGGCAGCCCCGAGACTAACGATGATAAAAGTTCTCAATCCAGCCGGACGACCGCCTCGCTGTCGGTTATAACCAATCAGACAGCCGACGGCCATAGCCATACTCAGCCGAAAAATAATCGTTTGCCAATCTGTCGAGTCAAAAAACATTGCTTAACCCATCAAATGAGATAAAAACTTCGCCTAACCAATCAAAGCCTTTTCCAGATACCGCTTTTAATCGTTCCTATTCTCGATCCCGATCGATAATCGTAGTAAAGTCGGTGTTATACCTCGTTTTAAGCCTTCTTTTTCCGGCATTGTCCCGTGAGTCATCAAAGAGGGATAACAGACCAAAGACTGTCCTATTAGTCGATATCTTCGAGGTCTTTAAATAGGGCCGTGCTGAGGTAACGTT
Encoded here:
- a CDS encoding MgtC/SapB family protein; amino-acid sequence: MFFDSTDWQTIIFRLSMAMAVGCLIGYNRQRGGRPAGLRTFIIVSLGAAMFVMIPLQAEGDVGYASSNALSRTIQGVASGVGFLGAGIILQQSHRELNKVQVKGLTSAATIWLAAGLGAASGCGLWQMVLVGTFFTLSTLSGIKRLKKKQPLAKYIKARKKISPINQEIDSSDSSASH
- a CDS encoding PLP-dependent transferase, yielding MVCYPSLMTHGTMPEKEGLKRGITPTLLRLSIGIENRND